Proteins encoded within one genomic window of Aminivibrio sp.:
- a CDS encoding adenylosuccinate synthetase: MKGRVEVIIGAQWGDEGKGRVVDALGSRVDIFARYQGGANAGHTVIVEGKKYVFHLLPSGMLYPCKICVIGNGVVIDPEQLLNELRELQDRGKDRA, translated from the coding sequence GTGAAGGGTCGGGTTGAGGTCATCATCGGCGCCCAGTGGGGCGATGAAGGAAAAGGAAGGGTCGTGGACGCCCTTGGGTCGAGGGTGGACATCTTTGCCAGGTACCAGGGAGGCGCCAACGCAGGGCACACGGTGATCGTGGAAGGGAAAAAATACGTCTTCCATCTCCTGCCCTCTGGAATGCTCTATCCCTGCAAGATATGCGTCATAGGCAACGGGGTGGTCATCGATCCCGAACAGCTTCTCAACGAACTGAGAGAACTCCAGGACCGGGGGAAGGACCGGGCG
- a CDS encoding divergent polysaccharide deacetylase family protein: MKHGKDLRGLAVGLCLLAAGAGILYFGAGGGKTLPEPVPEEAPGPAVFPGENGDYPGREMPGGEKDAALPSGEERAEDGPRKIGPGPYVAVVIDDFGFSKAITDGYLELTLPLTWSVIPFQSRSLYAAQRAEQAGIPYMIHMPMGAGGDKKWDEKTGVIDSGMSDETVALLLRRAMASLPGALGMNNHRGSRATRDEKLMETVMTELASTSLFFLDSRTSSTSVAYNTARAKGIPAAFCSIFIDHEPSEEFMEEQFQRGLALAGKKGWVVMIGHTRQGTLDFLKKMSDSPPEEVTFVTMPDLMHILWDRSDMSSRGASFRKNGIQCRPPKQGGR, translated from the coding sequence TTGAAACACGGAAAAGACCTACGGGGTCTGGCGGTGGGGTTGTGTCTTCTCGCTGCCGGCGCCGGAATCCTGTATTTCGGGGCCGGCGGGGGGAAAACCCTGCCGGAGCCCGTGCCGGAAGAGGCGCCAGGTCCAGCTGTTTTCCCGGGTGAAAACGGAGACTATCCGGGCCGGGAAATGCCCGGCGGCGAAAAAGACGCCGCCCTGCCGTCAGGAGAGGAAAGGGCGGAGGACGGGCCCCGGAAGATTGGGCCGGGACCCTATGTTGCCGTTGTCATCGACGACTTCGGATTTTCGAAGGCCATCACGGACGGCTACCTTGAGCTTACCCTCCCGCTGACATGGTCCGTCATTCCCTTCCAGTCCCGCTCGCTTTATGCCGCCCAGCGGGCGGAACAAGCAGGGATTCCCTACATGATCCACATGCCCATGGGCGCCGGGGGAGACAAAAAATGGGATGAAAAGACAGGGGTCATCGACTCGGGCATGTCCGACGAAACGGTCGCCCTGCTTCTTCGAAGAGCCATGGCTTCCCTCCCGGGAGCTCTCGGTATGAACAACCACAGGGGATCCAGGGCGACACGGGATGAAAAACTCATGGAAACAGTCATGACCGAGCTTGCATCCACCTCCCTCTTCTTTCTCGACAGCAGGACATCTTCCACCTCGGTAGCGTATAATACAGCTCGGGCCAAGGGCATACCCGCCGCCTTCTGTTCCATTTTCATCGACCACGAACCGTCGGAGGAATTCATGGAAGAGCAGTTCCAGCGGGGACTGGCCCTCGCAGGGAAAAAAGGATGGGTGGTCATGATCGGTCATACACGGCAGGGGACGCTTGATTTTCTGAAGAAAATGAGCGATTCCCCTCCCGAAGAAGTGACCTTCGTCACCATGCCGGATCTGATGCACATCCTGTGGGACCGAAGCGACATGTCGTCCCGGGGGGCGTCATTCCGGAAGAACGGTATTCAATGCAGGCCGCCGAAACAGGGCGGCCGATGA
- a CDS encoding S41 family peptidase, which produces MSEQKTHFRKRVRDWLGGIVLGAAAASLIVTATAADFGDFERIAPFNPQAMWLMKQARAIIETYQVDSAEKPADEDKLLYGAIKGMVQAWGDPYTRFVDPGQLKEEEIEMEGEYGGLGIYIGQRDGKTLVISPIEDTPADRVGLKPQDQIVKIEDEIILGWDSQQVVKRLRGKPGTSVTIWVRREGEEELLKFEIVRDNIKLISVRSEMIDKDLGYVKITQFKQKTAQEVRSAFNTLLKEGAKGFVLDLRNNGGGLLNGAVEVCDMFLNGGLVVGMKGRVDRANEKIYANPGTLTNLPMVVLINEGSASASEIVAGALSDRGRALSVGKKTFGKGSVQTLFNLTDGSGLYVTIARYHTPSGKVIDHVGLEPDVEVDGEVTREKDKDEQLKRAMEELRNIISGKTSLSVKLPKAS; this is translated from the coding sequence ATGTCCGAACAGAAAACACACTTCAGAAAAAGAGTTCGGGACTGGCTCGGAGGCATCGTTCTCGGAGCGGCGGCAGCAAGTCTCATCGTTACGGCCACTGCGGCCGACTTCGGCGATTTCGAGCGGATCGCCCCATTCAACCCCCAGGCCATGTGGCTCATGAAACAGGCCCGGGCGATCATCGAGACCTACCAGGTGGATTCCGCCGAGAAGCCCGCCGATGAAGACAAGCTGCTCTATGGGGCCATCAAGGGAATGGTGCAGGCATGGGGAGACCCCTACACCCGTTTCGTGGATCCCGGCCAGCTCAAGGAAGAAGAGATCGAGATGGAAGGCGAGTACGGGGGGCTGGGGATTTACATCGGCCAGCGGGACGGAAAAACCCTCGTCATCAGTCCTATCGAGGACACCCCCGCCGACCGGGTGGGCCTCAAGCCCCAGGACCAGATCGTGAAGATAGAGGACGAGATCATCCTCGGCTGGGATTCCCAGCAGGTGGTGAAGCGCCTTCGCGGCAAGCCCGGCACCTCGGTCACCATCTGGGTCCGACGGGAAGGGGAGGAGGAACTCCTGAAATTCGAGATTGTCCGCGATAACATCAAGCTCATCTCCGTCCGTTCCGAAATGATAGACAAGGACCTGGGGTACGTGAAGATCACCCAGTTCAAGCAAAAAACCGCCCAGGAGGTACGGAGCGCCTTCAACACCCTTCTGAAGGAGGGGGCGAAGGGGTTCGTGCTGGACCTGCGGAACAACGGCGGCGGGCTCCTCAACGGGGCGGTGGAGGTTTGCGACATGTTCCTCAACGGCGGACTGGTGGTCGGAATGAAGGGGCGGGTCGACAGGGCCAACGAGAAAATTTACGCCAACCCGGGAACCCTCACGAACCTTCCGATGGTGGTGCTCATCAACGAAGGAAGCGCATCGGCCTCCGAGATCGTGGCGGGCGCCCTCTCCGACCGGGGGCGGGCCCTTTCAGTGGGCAAGAAGACCTTCGGCAAGGGGTCCGTGCAGACCCTGTTCAACCTTACCGACGGATCGGGGCTCTACGTCACCATCGCCCGGTATCACACCCCCTCGGGCAAGGTGATTGACCACGTGGGACTGGAGCCCGACGTGGAGGTCGACGGCGAGGTGACCCGGGAGAAGGACAAGGACGAGCAGCTCAAGCGCGCCATGGAAGAGCTCCGGAACATTATCTCCGGAAAAACCTCTCTGTCGGTCAAACTGCCGAAGGCGTCCTGA
- a CDS encoding murein hydrolase activator EnvC, giving the protein MKTERTACFLLVIALFLASPAPLSGASGLDSRIAQEEARMRILEKQISEHQKRARQMGEKEKGVLTQLNSLDQKKKVTEQRIRVLELKLEKVKNTIANLRAEIRLTEQELAEMTDVFESRLVDIYKYGGVAEFNLLLSSTTAHEAMEISYLLNRIALQDQAMISEMLEKKDRLLQAAAQMEQQEKELAVNASRLGKERKTFRQEINKSNAFLGKVRQERALHEQAVKELRQSQEEIRQTVTALMRKKREEESRDKGRSAQYTYLPSGGQLSWPVQGQITSTFGARVHPVFKTKTMHTGMDIRAPRGTPVRAAGPGEVLFAGWLRGYGQVIIIDHGNNLSSVYAHLSSMSVREGAAVRKGQTIGAVGSTGTATGAHLHFEVRVGGDARDPMRYLRK; this is encoded by the coding sequence ATGAAGACCGAACGAACAGCCTGTTTCCTCCTTGTGATCGCCCTTTTTCTCGCCTCCCCGGCCCCCCTTTCCGGCGCCTCCGGTCTTGACAGCAGGATAGCCCAGGAAGAGGCCCGGATGAGAATCCTGGAAAAGCAGATCTCCGAGCACCAGAAACGGGCCAGGCAGATGGGGGAGAAGGAAAAGGGCGTGCTTACCCAGCTCAATTCCCTGGATCAGAAAAAGAAGGTGACCGAACAAAGGATACGGGTACTCGAACTGAAGCTTGAAAAAGTGAAAAACACCATCGCGAACCTCAGGGCGGAAATACGGCTGACCGAGCAGGAGCTCGCGGAGATGACGGACGTCTTTGAAAGCCGTCTCGTGGACATCTACAAGTACGGCGGTGTGGCGGAGTTCAACCTCCTTCTTTCCTCAACGACCGCCCACGAGGCCATGGAAATATCCTACCTGCTCAACCGCATCGCCCTCCAGGACCAGGCCATGATCAGCGAAATGCTCGAAAAGAAGGACCGCCTTCTCCAGGCGGCCGCCCAGATGGAGCAGCAGGAGAAGGAACTTGCCGTCAATGCCTCCCGTCTCGGCAAAGAGCGAAAGACCTTCCGGCAAGAGATCAACAAGAGCAACGCCTTTCTCGGCAAGGTGCGGCAGGAAAGGGCCCTCCACGAGCAGGCGGTGAAGGAACTCCGGCAGTCCCAGGAGGAAATCCGGCAGACCGTGACGGCCCTCATGAGGAAAAAGAGGGAAGAGGAGTCCAGGGACAAGGGACGGTCCGCCCAGTACACGTATCTTCCCTCGGGGGGGCAGCTTTCATGGCCCGTCCAGGGACAGATCACCAGCACCTTCGGCGCGAGGGTCCACCCTGTTTTCAAGACGAAGACGATGCACACGGGAATGGACATCCGGGCCCCCAGGGGAACCCCCGTACGGGCCGCCGGGCCGGGCGAGGTGCTTTTCGCGGGATGGCTGAGAGGGTATGGCCAGGTGATCATCATCGACCACGGCAACAACCTCTCCTCCGTTTACGCCCACCTCTCGAGCATGTCGGTCCGCGAGGGGGCGGCGGTCAGGAAGGGGCAGACCATAGGGGCAGTGGGAAGCACGGGAACGGCCACGGGGGCCCACCTTCATTTCGAGGTGCGCGTCGGGGGCGATGCCAGGGATCCCATGCGGTATCTGAGAAAATAG
- a CDS encoding permease-like cell division protein FtsX, which translates to MASFKYALRDTFRLICRHWGLSVLTLITAASVLYILGFTALFALNVRHMVSRIEGGLVVQVYMKKGEKTDDVFARVKANPMVTSVRAISPEEALDRLRAKLGNQARAVTLLGDNPLPWSLEIQVRRAEHITPLVRDLMVFPSVEEVIYSGKLVERLSTISRASSAVSAAILVLSVVISALVIFNTIRIAIYSRKEEIEVMLLIGATKTYISLPFVFQGMFLGAGGALLAVAGLWATYASAVNAVRSTLAFLDIIVNRQVLLQFFFLLFATGATMGWVCSWLAVSRFTSRALRPR; encoded by the coding sequence ATGGCGAGCTTTAAATACGCCCTGCGGGATACCTTCCGGCTCATCTGCCGCCACTGGGGGCTGAGCGTTCTCACCCTCATCACCGCGGCTTCGGTGCTGTACATCCTCGGCTTTACCGCCCTCTTCGCCCTGAACGTGCGCCACATGGTCTCCAGGATCGAGGGAGGTCTCGTGGTGCAGGTCTACATGAAAAAGGGCGAAAAAACCGATGACGTCTTCGCCAGGGTGAAGGCTAACCCCATGGTCACCAGCGTTCGGGCAATCTCTCCCGAGGAGGCCCTCGACAGGCTCCGGGCGAAACTGGGGAACCAGGCCAGGGCCGTGACCCTCTTGGGGGACAACCCCCTGCCGTGGAGCCTGGAGATCCAGGTCCGGCGGGCGGAGCACATTACGCCCCTCGTCCGGGATCTCATGGTCTTTCCCTCCGTGGAGGAAGTAATCTACTCCGGTAAACTGGTGGAGCGCCTTTCCACCATATCCAGGGCGTCCTCGGCGGTATCGGCCGCCATCCTCGTCCTGTCGGTGGTCATCAGCGCCCTGGTGATTTTCAACACCATCCGGATCGCCATCTATTCCAGGAAGGAAGAGATCGAGGTGATGCTCCTCATCGGGGCCACCAAGACCTACATCTCCCTTCCCTTCGTTTTCCAGGGAATGTTCCTCGGCGCCGGGGGGGCTCTGCTCGCCGTGGCGGGCCTTTGGGCCACCTATGCGTCGGCGGTGAACGCCGTGCGGTCGACCCTCGCGTTTCTTGATATAATTGTCAACAGGCAGGTGCTGCTCCAGTTCTTCTTCCTTCTTTTCGCCACGGGCGCGACCATGGGTTGGGTGTGCAGCTGGCTCGCCGTGAGCCGCTTTACGTCGAGGGCGCTTCGCCCTCGCTGA
- a CDS encoding cell division ATP-binding protein FtsE: protein MDIRLAGVTKVFEPDIIALEDIYLSIDKGDFVYLVGTTGSGKTTLLRLISREYLPTRGQITVGDVNLRKIGRSQLPFYRRDVGVVFQDYKLLPNLTVFENVAFVLEAMGIPPRVVQSRANEVIDQVGLWRRRFLKPPQLSGGEQQRVAIARAMANSPSVFLADEPTGNLDLRTSEEIMRLLLSINAAGTTVLVATHDQYLVDAYRQRLVELHNGRLKRDERRGRYFIDGEL from the coding sequence ATGGATATTCGCCTGGCAGGTGTCACCAAGGTATTCGAACCCGACATCATCGCCCTCGAGGACATTTATCTCTCAATCGACAAGGGGGATTTCGTCTACCTTGTGGGGACCACAGGCTCGGGAAAGACCACCCTTCTCCGGCTCATCTCCCGGGAGTACCTTCCCACCAGGGGGCAGATCACCGTGGGGGACGTGAATCTGAGGAAGATCGGCCGCAGTCAGCTTCCATTCTACAGGAGGGACGTGGGGGTCGTCTTCCAGGACTACAAACTGCTGCCCAACCTGACGGTGTTCGAGAACGTTGCCTTCGTGCTGGAGGCCATGGGCATCCCCCCGAGAGTCGTCCAGAGCCGGGCCAACGAAGTGATCGACCAGGTGGGCCTGTGGAGACGGCGGTTCCTCAAGCCTCCCCAGCTTTCCGGGGGAGAACAGCAGCGGGTCGCCATCGCCAGGGCCATGGCGAACTCCCCGTCCGTCTTCCTTGCCGACGAGCCCACCGGAAACCTCGATCTCCGGACATCCGAAGAAATAATGCGCCTTCTCCTTTCCATCAACGCGGCGGGAACCACCGTTCTCGTGGCAACCCACGATCAGTACCTCGTCGACGCATACCGCCAGCGCCTCGTGGAGCTCCACAACGGGCGGCTCAAGCGCGACGAGAGGAGAGGGAGGTATTTCATTGATGGCGAGCTTTAA
- a CDS encoding transketolase C-terminal domain-containing protein, translated as MPTPERSTRDAYGQALIDLAAEDISVVAVDGDVGSATRAARFSVLHPDRVFNVGMAEQDMILTAAGLALGGKNVYVSSYASFLVGRGYEQIRSSVAIPGLPVKIVGSHCGVTVGEDGASHQMLEDLALMRAFPDMTVLAPADYVSALGLLKNAASSRGPVYIRLGRAPVPDVYADGDEGFVPGGGRVLREGTGVTVCCCGIMVSEALRAAEVLARQNICAEVIDCFSVSPLPARIILDSVHRTGCCVTAEEHFARGGLGEAVAALTSSAYPVPVKQVAVFDKFGQSGSPAELQEYYGLTASQIVSAAVQAWTMRRR; from the coding sequence ATGCCGACCCCTGAAAGAAGCACCAGGGACGCCTATGGGCAGGCACTGATAGATCTGGCCGCCGAAGACATTTCGGTGGTGGCCGTGGACGGCGACGTGGGGTCCGCCACCCGGGCGGCGAGGTTTTCCGTCCTGCATCCCGACAGGGTATTCAACGTGGGCATGGCGGAGCAGGACATGATCCTCACCGCTGCCGGGCTGGCCCTCGGCGGAAAGAACGTGTACGTGTCCTCCTACGCGTCCTTCCTCGTGGGGCGGGGATACGAGCAGATCCGGTCCTCCGTGGCCATTCCCGGCCTTCCCGTGAAGATCGTGGGCAGCCACTGCGGTGTCACCGTGGGGGAGGACGGCGCATCCCACCAGATGCTCGAGGACCTGGCCCTGATGAGGGCTTTCCCCGACATGACCGTTCTCGCTCCCGCCGACTATGTCTCCGCCCTCGGGCTGCTGAAAAACGCGGCGTCCTCCAGGGGGCCCGTGTACATCAGACTCGGCCGGGCTCCGGTCCCGGACGTCTACGCCGACGGGGATGAAGGGTTCGTTCCCGGAGGAGGAAGGGTGCTCCGGGAGGGTACGGGAGTGACGGTATGCTGTTGTGGTATCATGGTTTCCGAGGCGCTCAGGGCCGCGGAAGTGCTGGCGCGGCAGAACATCTGCGCCGAGGTGATCGACTGTTTCAGCGTATCCCCCCTCCCCGCCCGGATCATCCTCGACTCCGTCCACAGGACGGGATGCTGCGTCACCGCCGAGGAGCATTTTGCCCGGGGCGGCCTGGGCGAAGCGGTCGCCGCCCTGACGAGCAGCGCCTACCCCGTCCCGGTGAAGCAGGTGGCGGTATTCGACAAGTTCGGCCAGAGCGGTTCCCCGGCTGAACTGCAGGAGTATTACGGCCTGACGGCGTCCCAGATCGTGAGCGCCGCGGTGCAGGCATGGACCATGCGCAGGAGGTAA
- a CDS encoding transketolase — protein sequence MTPERDILAERALAVRRDVVRMIGVARSGHLASSLSIVDLLVWLYWEVLSLRADEPSWEGRDRFVLGKGHGCPALYAVLANKSFFPREELWSYRRLGAMLQGFPEIRRTPGVDAPGGSLGQGLGLANGLALALRDRTPAPSVYCLVGDGELQEGVFWESAMTSAHFSLDNLLLLVDRNGRQMEGATEDIMSLEPLREKFLAFGWAVEECDGHDFASMRNVLGRLGSRRGKPGCIVAKTTLGKGVSFLENDPSGGRMVLGRESMDKALRELEKGGD from the coding sequence ATGACCCCGGAAAGGGATATTCTGGCTGAACGCGCTCTAGCGGTCCGGAGGGACGTGGTCCGTATGATCGGCGTCGCCCGGTCGGGCCACTTGGCTTCTTCGCTCTCCATCGTGGATCTTCTCGTCTGGCTGTACTGGGAGGTGCTCTCCCTGCGGGCGGACGAGCCGTCCTGGGAGGGCAGGGACCGCTTCGTCCTCGGGAAGGGACACGGTTGCCCGGCCCTGTACGCCGTCCTGGCCAACAAGAGTTTCTTCCCCCGGGAAGAACTGTGGAGTTACCGCCGCCTCGGCGCCATGCTCCAGGGATTTCCAGAAATCCGCAGGACCCCCGGCGTGGACGCCCCCGGCGGGTCCCTCGGCCAGGGGCTCGGCCTCGCCAACGGCCTCGCCCTCGCCTTGAGGGACCGGACTCCGGCTCCGTCAGTTTACTGCCTTGTGGGTGACGGGGAACTCCAGGAGGGCGTCTTCTGGGAGTCGGCCATGACCTCCGCCCACTTTTCTCTGGACAACCTGCTGCTCCTTGTGGACAGGAACGGGCGGCAGATGGAGGGGGCCACGGAGGACATCATGTCCCTCGAACCCCTCCGGGAGAAGTTTCTTGCTTTCGGCTGGGCCGTGGAGGAGTGCGACGGTCATGACTTCGCCTCCATGAGGAATGTCCTTGGCCGCCTCGGATCCCGCCGGGGAAAGCCGGGGTGCATCGTGGCGAAAACTACGCTCGGAAAGGGCGTTTCCTTCCTTGAAAACGACCCTTCAGGAGGACGGATGGTCCTTGGGCGGGAATCCATGGACAAGGCCCTCAGGGAACTCGAAAAAGGAGGGGACTGA
- the csaB gene encoding polysaccharide pyruvyl transferase CsaB, which translates to MIRRYRAVLCGYYGFGNLGDELLASALVEAFEKNGVPREELAILSASPADSERSLSIRAVNRWKTSEVFRLLRESDTLLLGGGGLFQDVTSVRSSAYYWGVIRLASLAGALPWAAGQSVGPFRTLFGMFFARNALGKCVARSVRDERSGALLNSWGQRASRSPDPVFLLWQQSSCRERREGHFLVNIRPWGGSFPIRTVTSAARMAAERKLPVIGVALSGEDVVLMERLAGSRIFRPRRIVLLSAANWRTESEQLFCNAAGAVSMRYHFALLALLSGVPLTLSAYDPKVEEFAAEWKLPVWKGEGRLPYPAVSPEQEKTAYRAELFLEEFSRMWNEVRRLAHRKGTGRS; encoded by the coding sequence GTGATCCGGCGCTACCGCGCTGTGCTTTGCGGCTACTACGGGTTCGGCAACCTGGGGGACGAGCTTCTTGCCTCGGCCCTCGTGGAGGCGTTCGAAAAAAACGGGGTTCCGAGGGAGGAGCTGGCCATACTCTCCGCCTCTCCTGCGGATTCGGAACGGTCCCTCTCCATCCGGGCCGTGAACCGGTGGAAGACGTCCGAAGTTTTCCGGCTTCTCCGGGAGAGCGACACCCTGCTTCTCGGGGGCGGGGGACTCTTCCAGGACGTCACCAGCGTACGGTCGTCCGCCTATTACTGGGGGGTGATCCGCCTCGCATCCCTTGCGGGCGCCTTGCCCTGGGCCGCAGGCCAGTCGGTGGGCCCGTTCCGCACCCTCTTCGGGATGTTCTTCGCCCGGAATGCCTTGGGGAAATGCGTCGCCAGAAGCGTCCGGGACGAACGGTCCGGTGCCCTGCTGAACTCCTGGGGGCAGAGGGCCTCCAGGTCGCCCGACCCGGTGTTTCTGTTGTGGCAGCAGTCCTCATGCAGGGAACGGAGGGAGGGCCATTTTCTGGTGAACATCCGGCCCTGGGGAGGGAGCTTTCCCATCCGCACGGTGACGTCTGCCGCCAGAATGGCCGCCGAGAGAAAGCTCCCGGTCATCGGCGTGGCCCTTTCCGGGGAAGACGTCGTCCTGATGGAGCGGCTTGCCGGAAGCCGGATTTTTCGGCCCCGGAGGATTGTCCTGCTGTCGGCGGCGAACTGGCGCACCGAGTCGGAACAGCTTTTCTGCAACGCCGCGGGTGCGGTGTCCATGCGGTATCATTTCGCCCTTCTCGCCCTCCTCTCCGGCGTTCCTTTGACCCTCTCGGCCTATGATCCGAAGGTGGAGGAGTTTGCCGCCGAATGGAAACTTCCCGTGTGGAAGGGTGAGGGGCGGCTTCCATACCCGGCCGTGTCGCCGGAACAGGAGAAGACCGCCTACCGGGCGGAGCTCTTCCTCGAAGAATTCAGCCGGATGTGGAACGAAGTCCGGCGGCTTGCGCACAGAAAGGGGACTGGTCGTTCATGA
- a CDS encoding DUF5693 family protein: MKKKIFPPEGARVNLGLCVVIILFLLSAVALFPRMGAERASRSAGIILDFRDVASLAASSGRGTEEAWSEMARRGATGLMVSELTGARLSLGVLPLYYGPASGLPDGARKALAAPLSSTSLFFPKTFSAGRKALPYLAARFPGMRTAQADGGTAVLLPRTMEDLLQTGILPDMDGLLLAERLQIPVFYRVGPALPGDTVPSVAALDRILADFPSIRTLAPAGETALGFPDLRPLAGAVRKAGRSVAVVEFSRQLGASQLNRLAFPSLLPLHSVTHEELLSRNISRSALLERLLRAVKERSVRLLVFRPSAMESSADPYGTFLGELGDLAAGLSAHGIAVTWPEPFSPWRTGIIGAAALALAFVYSLLRYLQRFFLFSGDDARERSGRVSGKGALLLGGVVLVTAVAVRFVPPAAKIIGALAAVFVVTEASFLALDGWRRPWAGLVGSFLFAAAGGLAIAAFFSEPVYMLRLRAFSGVKATLFLPPLLVLLADLRRREHPESLGEIFRRPPLWGELFLIGILLAGTGLVLFRSDNVQFVPAFEVRMREFLERVLVARPRSKEIFLGYPALLFWYYVRKADLWPRYREVLRMATVLGFSSAVNSFCHFHTPLYFILFRQFNGLWTGVLVGMIGIVLLRFVVLPLWEKYGRMVTE, translated from the coding sequence ATGAAGAAGAAAATATTCCCTCCCGAAGGAGCCCGGGTCAACCTGGGGCTCTGCGTCGTAATCATCCTGTTCCTCCTCTCCGCTGTCGCCCTGTTTCCCCGCATGGGAGCCGAGCGGGCATCCCGGAGCGCGGGAATAATCCTTGATTTCCGGGACGTGGCCTCCCTGGCGGCGTCCTCCGGAAGGGGGACGGAAGAGGCATGGAGTGAAATGGCCCGCCGGGGCGCCACGGGGCTCATGGTCTCCGAGCTGACGGGCGCCCGGCTGTCCCTCGGCGTCCTGCCCCTCTATTACGGGCCCGCTTCCGGGCTGCCCGACGGGGCGAGGAAGGCCCTTGCCGCCCCTCTTTCCTCTACGTCCCTCTTTTTCCCGAAGACCTTCTCCGCCGGCCGGAAGGCCCTGCCCTACCTGGCGGCCCGCTTCCCCGGGATGCGCACGGCGCAAGCCGACGGAGGGACGGCAGTCCTTCTTCCCCGGACTATGGAGGATCTGCTCCAGACCGGTATTCTTCCCGACATGGACGGCCTCCTTCTGGCTGAAAGGCTTCAGATTCCCGTATTTTACCGGGTCGGCCCCGCTCTTCCCGGGGACACGGTCCCGTCGGTTGCCGCCCTCGACAGGATTCTCGCCGATTTTCCGTCCATCCGCACTCTCGCCCCCGCGGGTGAGACGGCCCTCGGCTTTCCCGACCTGCGCCCCCTCGCCGGAGCGGTACGGAAAGCGGGCCGGTCAGTGGCGGTGGTTGAGTTTTCACGGCAGCTCGGTGCCTCCCAGCTCAACCGGCTTGCCTTCCCCTCCCTGCTCCCCCTTCACAGCGTGACCCACGAGGAACTCCTGAGCCGGAACATCTCCCGGTCGGCCCTGTTAGAACGGCTTCTCCGGGCAGTTAAGGAACGGTCCGTACGGCTGCTCGTCTTCCGTCCCTCCGCCATGGAATCTTCCGCCGACCCGTACGGCACCTTCCTCGGCGAGCTTGGTGACCTCGCGGCGGGACTTTCGGCTCACGGTATCGCCGTCACCTGGCCCGAACCCTTCTCGCCCTGGAGGACGGGAATAATCGGCGCGGCTGCCCTGGCCCTTGCCTTTGTCTACTCCCTCCTGCGGTATCTCCAAAGGTTTTTCCTTTTCTCCGGCGATGACGCCCGGGAGCGGTCAGGCAGAGTATCGGGGAAAGGAGCCCTTCTTCTCGGTGGTGTCGTCCTCGTGACGGCCGTCGCCGTCCGTTTCGTTCCCCCGGCGGCCAAGATCATCGGGGCCCTGGCAGCGGTGTTCGTGGTCACCGAGGCGTCCTTCCTCGCCCTTGACGGCTGGCGGCGTCCCTGGGCAGGGCTGGTGGGGAGCTTCCTGTTCGCCGCGGCGGGGGGACTGGCCATCGCCGCCTTCTTCAGCGAGCCCGTCTACATGCTCCGCCTCAGGGCCTTCTCCGGCGTCAAGGCCACCCTCTTTCTTCCGCCGCTGCTGGTGCTTCTCGCCGATCTCAGGCGCAGAGAACATCCCGAGTCCCTGGGAGAGATCTTCCGCCGGCCGCCTCTCTGGGGGGAGCTCTTCCTCATCGGCATTCTCCTGGCGGGAACGGGGCTGGTTCTCTTCCGCAGCGACAACGTCCAGTTCGTGCCCGCCTTCGAGGTCCGCATGAGGGAGTTTCTCGAGCGCGTCCTCGTGGCCCGGCCGAGGAGCAAGGAGATCTTCCTCGGGTACCCCGCGTTGCTGTTCTGGTACTACGTCCGCAAGGCCGATCTTTGGCCCCGGTACAGGGAAGTGCTCCGCATGGCCACCGTTCTCGGCTTTTCGTCGGCGGTGAACAGCTTCTGCCATTTCCATACGCCCCTCTATTTCATTCTCTTCAGGCAATTTAACGGATTGTGGACCGGGGTTCTCGTGGGTATGATTGGAATCGTTCTTCTCCGGTTCGTGGTTCTTCCCCTCTGGGAGAAGTACGGGAGGATGGTGACCGAGTGA